A DNA window from Centropristis striata isolate RG_2023a ecotype Rhode Island chromosome 10, C.striata_1.0, whole genome shotgun sequence contains the following coding sequences:
- the LOC131978627 gene encoding piggyBac transposable element-derived protein 3-like: MRVIEEIPASSSDSESDSDEDQEVIFSQHELDAVSEGSSDEDESSDQEDEEMDHSAKSKRAKGFSWRKKRFEHQSTAAASVFSAPDELSSPRSYFAQFFDDDLFQLIAEQTNLYSCQLIGGSINTTVDEIKSFVGIKLIMGVVRMPSMDDYWAEDTRYAKIANVMSVKRFKCLSRFIHFQDNQTSEPSQDRLCKVTPVLEHVRKKCLEIESENKFSIDEMMVPYKGTKAGSLRQYLPSKPHHWGFKIFVRAGVSGIVYDFLTYTGKSTFGTDQGPAKELGVGANVVIQLCKTIKNQSECVVYFDNFFTSLPLIVHLKESLGLRSLGTIRKNRLKGCTLEDDRALLRQGRGSFDYRVDNEAEVAVVKWSDNKAVTLASSCAAISPLKEVRRFSREERRRVAVPCPNIVSQYNVHMGGVDLADMMVALYRTPARSHRWYLGLFWQMADIAINNGWLLYRRDAKSIGVQKHKKLKEFRLEVADALIHSGKKKGRPSKGGEENVHSPTRCIQRPTTQRPMADVRLDQVDHFPAFTDKGSADDASSMSESRL; the protein is encoded by the exons ATGAGAGTGATAGAGGAGATCCCTGCAAGTTCTTCTGACTCTGAGTCAGACAGTGATGAAGATCAGGAAGTCATTTTCAGCCAGCATGAGTTAGACGCAGTGAGTGAAGGCAGTTCTGATGAGGATGAAAGTTCTGATCAGGAGGATGAAGAGATGGATCACAGTGCAAAGTCCAAACGAGCCAAGGGATTCAG ctgGCGTAAGAAACGGTTTGAGCACCAGTCAACAGCAGCTGCCAGTGTATTCAGCGCACCTGATGAGCTGTCTTCTCCACGTAGCTACTTTGCCCAATTTTTTGATGATGATCTGTTCCAACTTATTGCTGAACAAACAAATCTCTATAGCTGTCAATTAATTGGAGGCAGCATTAACACTACTGTGGATGAGATTAAGTCATTTGTTGGCATTAAGCTAATCATGGGAGTGGTGAGAATGCCATCCATGGATGATTATTGGGCAGAAGACACACGTTATGCCAAAATAGCCAATGTGATGTCAGTAAAAAGGTTTAAATGCCTCTCACGATTCATCCACTTCCAAGACAATCAGACATCAGAACCAAGCCAAGATCGGCTCTGCAAAGTGACACCAGTGCTGGAGCACGTAAGAAAGAAGTGTCTGGAAATTGAGAGTGAGAACAAGTTCTCAATAGATGAGATGATGGTCCCTTACAAAGGAACAAAGGCTGGGTCTCTCCGACAGTATCTCCCGAGCAAACCTCACCATTGGGGCTTCAAGATCTTTGTTCGAGCAGGCGTTTCTGGCATAGTGTATGACTTCCTGACATACACAGGAAAGAGCACATTTGGCACAGACCAGGGTCCAGCCAAAGAACTTGGAGTTGGAGCCAATGTTGTGATTCAACTTTGCAAGACAATTAAGAACCAATCAGAGTGTGTTGTCtactttgacaatttttttaccTCCCTACCACTCATTGTGCATCTGAAGGAGTCCCTTGGTTTGCGAAGTCTGGGAACCATACGCAAGAACAGGCTTAAAGGGTGCACACTTGAGGATGACCGTGCTCTGCTGAGGCAAGGAAGGGGAAGCTTTGACTACAGGGTGGATAATGAGGCAGAAGTGGCTGTTGTAAAATGGTCTGACAACAAAGCTGTCACCTTAGCTAGTTCCTGTGCTGCAATCAGCCCGCTCAAGGAAGTCCGGCGTTTctccagagaggagagaagaagagttgCTGTTCCCTGTCCAAACATTGTGTCACAGTACAATGTCCACATGGGAGGAGTTGACCTCGCTGACATGATGGTGGCCTTGTACCGCACCCCTGCAAGGTCCCACCGGTGGTACCTGGGCCTCTTTTGGCAAATGGCTGATATAGCCATCAACAATGGATGGCTGCTGTATCGTCGAGATGCCAAAAGCATCGGTGTGCAAAAGCACAAAAAGCTCAAGGAATTCAGGCTGGAGGTTGCAGATGCCCTTATCCACAGTGGAAAGAAGAAGGGAAGGCCTTCcaagggaggggaggagaatgTGCACAGCCCCACCAGATGCATACAAAGGCCAACAACCCAAAGACCCATGGCTGATGTCCGCCTTGATCAAGTGGATCACTTCCCAGCCTTCACAGACAAGGGAAG tgcagatgaCGCAAGCTCCATGTCCGAGAGCAGACTATGA